Proteins encoded together in one Chryseobacterium taklimakanense window:
- a CDS encoding TlpA family protein disulfide reductase, translating into MKSQIQSFQKNNKQIKVKKFFLLFILAFFAVSCSKKVEIKGRVSNGSPLERIEIIEASGVGTLPLVNLGVNNKGEFNGNFEAPKNGLYVVTYGGKSNMVYLKGGQALNISGNAQNFPAEFTITGDAKANNDFLKDSQKAFETYASKIQMQDLISKDEAAFLAQFKKIQEDVNKLLETSAKKLNADGDALDYKKDEATARLMGLLDAYEEQHAAATAKPGFKVSENFKKVQKDLQKNDDRLIRDFPMYREYKLSKIQPDFQKYLATLPQNQKEQPMISEVFANYLKTRKDLSNTAKDYFFGYVLAQGDLNFMNAKNYDKLTKLIDSNVTDGTVKKDLKELQKVLMGFRAGTAPDMKIVSKDGKVQSLSDFKGKPTLVTFYASWNPNIALMTIPVLKEVTEFYKAKMNYAYVNLDDTKEQFTKTSAALLKGFNGGHYWVDGGINAAEAKKFGLYGFKIPSYIIVDKDGKLLGRPYFNLGDPEFVETMTKLTGIQAPQMQPQAQPQPQMEIAPQEKAPQVDSAAVK; encoded by the coding sequence ATGAAATCGCAGATTCAATCATTCCAAAAAAACAACAAACAAATTAAGGTTAAAAAGTTTTTTTTACTGTTCATACTGGCATTTTTTGCAGTATCATGTTCGAAAAAGGTTGAAATAAAAGGACGGGTTTCCAACGGCTCGCCACTTGAAAGGATTGAAATTATTGAAGCATCGGGAGTTGGCACTTTACCGCTTGTCAACCTTGGTGTGAATAACAAAGGGGAATTTAACGGAAATTTTGAAGCGCCGAAAAACGGACTTTATGTGGTTACTTACGGCGGAAAATCTAATATGGTTTACCTAAAAGGTGGACAGGCACTTAATATTTCAGGGAATGCGCAGAATTTCCCTGCAGAATTCACTATTACAGGCGATGCCAAGGCGAACAACGATTTCCTGAAAGACTCGCAGAAAGCTTTTGAAACGTATGCTTCAAAAATTCAAATGCAGGATTTAATTTCTAAAGACGAGGCTGCTTTCCTTGCTCAGTTCAAAAAAATTCAGGAAGATGTGAACAAACTTCTTGAAACCAGTGCCAAAAAACTGAATGCAGACGGCGATGCTCTTGATTATAAAAAAGATGAAGCAACCGCAAGGCTGATGGGCCTTTTGGATGCTTACGAGGAGCAGCACGCTGCAGCTACGGCAAAACCAGGCTTCAAAGTGAGTGAAAACTTCAAGAAGGTTCAGAAGGATTTACAAAAAAATGATGACAGGCTCATCAGGGATTTCCCGATGTACAGGGAGTATAAACTTTCAAAAATACAGCCTGATTTCCAGAAATATTTGGCAACATTGCCGCAAAACCAAAAGGAACAGCCTATGATTTCTGAGGTTTTCGCCAATTACCTTAAAACAAGAAAAGACTTGTCGAACACTGCGAAAGATTACTTCTTTGGGTACGTTTTGGCACAGGGCGACCTGAATTTTATGAATGCTAAAAACTACGACAAGCTTACAAAACTGATCGACAGTAATGTGACTGACGGCACCGTAAAAAAAGACCTGAAAGAGCTTCAGAAGGTTTTGATGGGCTTCAGAGCAGGAACGGCACCCGATATGAAAATCGTTTCTAAAGACGGCAAAGTTCAGTCGTTGTCAGATTTCAAAGGTAAGCCCACTTTGGTGACCTTTTATGCATCCTGGAACCCGAATATTGCCTTAATGACCATCCCAGTTTTAAAGGAAGTGACGGAATTCTATAAAGCAAAAATGAATTATGCTTACGTAAACCTTGATGATACAAAAGAGCAGTTCACCAAAACCAGCGCTGCTTTGCTGAAAGGTTTCAATGGCGGCCACTATTGGGTTGACGGTGGAATCAATGCTGCTGAAGCGAAGAAATTCGGACTTTACGGATTCAAAATTCCAAGCTATATCATCGTAGACAAAGACGGTAAATTGCTCGGAAGACCATATTTCAATCTTGGTGACCCGGAATTCGTGGAAACTATGACCAAGCTCACCGGTATCCAGGCACCACAGATGCAGCCTCAGGCACAGCCACAGCCACAAATGGAAATAGCTCCACAAGAGAAGGCTCCCCAAGTGGATTCTGCTGCTGTGAAATAA
- a CDS encoding DUF6048 family protein, with protein sequence MKTLRIYTLFFSFLFSVFSAQDSDSVITKPKYEPNFMVGFDVLNAGLGVFSKRKVFQGFVSSKIKKDLHAVADLGFESNVYQKNGYDAKASGLFVKAGGFYMLMKDPENELNGFYAGPKIGAAFYNQEYMQVPVRGQQGGDSYLSFPGSTQSSYWLEAGIGGRVQLFGSNFYIDVNVQPKYLVYTKKQEDIKPMIVPGFGRASAKFNMGFAWNIAYRF encoded by the coding sequence ATGAAAACCCTACGCATTTATACCTTATTTTTTAGTTTTCTGTTTTCGGTGTTTTCTGCACAGGATTCAGATTCGGTAATCACAAAACCGAAATACGAACCGAATTTCATGGTGGGCTTTGATGTGCTGAATGCTGGTTTGGGGGTATTCTCCAAACGAAAAGTCTTTCAGGGATTTGTTTCTTCTAAAATTAAAAAAGACCTTCATGCCGTGGCTGATCTTGGTTTTGAAAGCAATGTTTACCAAAAGAACGGTTACGATGCCAAAGCCAGCGGTTTGTTTGTGAAAGCCGGCGGATTTTATATGCTGATGAAAGATCCTGAGAATGAGCTCAACGGTTTCTACGCCGGGCCAAAAATCGGAGCGGCATTTTATAATCAGGAATATATGCAGGTTCCGGTGCGTGGGCAGCAGGGCGGTGATTCTTATCTGAGTTTTCCGGGTTCTACGCAGTCATCGTACTGGTTGGAAGCGGGAATTGGCGGCAGAGTTCAGCTTTTCGGCAGCAATTTCTATATCGATGTGAATGTGCAGCCTAAATATTTGGTTTACACCAAAAAACAGGAGGATATAAAGCCCATGATCGTGCCTGGTTTTGGGCGTGCGTCGGCTAAGTTCAATATGGGATTTGCATGGAACATTGCTTATCGGTTTTAA
- the rlmD gene encoding 23S rRNA (uracil(1939)-C(5))-methyltransferase RlmD codes for MSKRRRNLILENIKLTSAGAKGVAVGKTEEGKTVLVSGAVPGDVVNARVKKAKSKYFEAEAVEILERSPYRVEPKCIHFGVCGGCKWQNLSYEKQLDFKESEVVNNIRRIGGVDGFETLPILGSDEQYFYRNKMEFSFSDSRWLTLDEVNSTENIDDKNALGFHIPGMWSKILDLKECWLQEDPSNEIRLAVKQYAEENNLEFFDVKNQEGFLRTLMMRQTSQGEWMVLFQLFREEKENREKLFDFLLLKFPQIKTLVYAINPKQNDSIYDLEVQTYFGEGFLMEEMDGLKFKIGPKSFFQTNYKQALNLYRKTLEFADLKGDEVVYDLYTGTGTIAQYVARNAKQVIGIESVQEAIDAATEHAKLNGLTNCTFYCGDMKEVFTEEFLESHPKADVLITDPPRDGMHQKVVDQILTLAPERIVYVSCNSATQARDLALMKDMYRVVKILPVDMFPQTHHVENIALLELI; via the coding sequence ATGTCAAAGAGAAGAAGAAATCTCATTCTTGAAAATATAAAACTCACTTCTGCGGGCGCGAAAGGTGTTGCAGTGGGAAAAACTGAAGAAGGAAAAACCGTTCTGGTTTCCGGAGCCGTGCCGGGCGATGTGGTGAATGCACGGGTTAAGAAAGCAAAATCAAAATATTTTGAAGCTGAAGCCGTAGAAATTTTAGAAAGATCGCCTTATAGAGTTGAGCCAAAATGCATCCACTTTGGAGTCTGCGGCGGTTGCAAATGGCAGAATCTTTCTTATGAAAAACAGCTTGATTTCAAGGAAAGTGAAGTGGTGAACAATATCCGCAGAATAGGTGGTGTTGACGGTTTTGAAACATTGCCGATTCTGGGTTCAGACGAGCAGTATTTTTACAGGAATAAGATGGAATTCTCTTTTTCAGATTCACGATGGCTGACTTTGGATGAAGTAAATTCTACAGAAAATATTGATGATAAAAATGCCCTTGGGTTCCATATTCCCGGCATGTGGAGTAAAATTTTAGATTTAAAGGAATGCTGGTTGCAGGAGGATCCGTCCAACGAAATCCGCCTCGCTGTAAAACAGTATGCTGAAGAAAATAACCTCGAGTTTTTCGATGTTAAAAATCAGGAAGGTTTTTTGAGGACTCTGATGATGCGCCAAACGTCACAAGGCGAGTGGATGGTGCTTTTCCAGCTGTTCCGGGAAGAAAAGGAAAACCGCGAGAAACTTTTTGATTTTCTGCTTCTTAAGTTCCCGCAGATCAAGACATTAGTGTATGCCATCAATCCAAAACAGAACGATTCTATCTACGATCTGGAGGTGCAGACCTATTTTGGCGAAGGCTTCTTAATGGAAGAGATGGATGGCTTGAAATTTAAAATCGGCCCAAAATCATTCTTTCAGACCAACTATAAACAGGCGCTCAATCTTTACCGCAAAACCCTCGAATTTGCTGATCTTAAAGGTGATGAAGTGGTTTACGACCTTTACACCGGAACTGGAACCATTGCTCAGTATGTTGCCAGAAATGCAAAACAGGTCATCGGAATCGAATCTGTGCAGGAAGCGATTGATGCAGCCACTGAACATGCCAAACTCAACGGGCTAACCAACTGTACGTTCTATTGCGGCGATATGAAGGAAGTTTTCACGGAAGAATTCCTTGAAAGCCATCCAAAAGCTGATGTACTGATCACCGATCCCCCAAGAGACGGAATGCACCAGAAAGTAGTAGATCAAATCCTGACACTTGCCCCGGAAAGAATCGTTTATGTAAGCTGTAATTCAGCCACACAGGCGCGCGACTTGGCTTTGATGAAAGATATGTACCGCGTGGTGAAAATCCTTCCGGTTGATATGTTTCCGCAAACGCATCACGTGGAAAACATCGCACTTTTGGAGCTGATATAA
- a CDS encoding zinc-dependent metalloprotease, producing MKKLNTLMAVLVLAVASPSAFAQTEKSKTDTVKAKTPDAAAKDKKPEKIKPYKEIITAKTVSDQGVITVHKVEDKYYFEIPDSVLKKDFLVVSRLTKAAAGMRSGFIGYAGDQISQSVVVFEKGPQDKIFIRSISYDDYAADSKSEMYNSVMRNNTQAIVQVFDIKAYNDDKKSSVIEVSDFVNADNELVSFEAGYKKSFKVGAFQKDKSFVNFIKSFPNNLEINTTKTFAKTLGNVTFPPGVEKPEVSGNYTVEINSSLVLLPENKMQARYYDPRVGYFTVGYTDFDLDPQGVKKVSVIKRWRLEPKPQDLEKYKRGELVEPAKPIVFYIDPATPKKWVPYLMQGVDDWKSAFEKAGFKNAIYAKIPNAKDDPEWSLEDARFSAIVYKPSDVPNASGPSIADPRTGEILESHINWYHNVMNLLRNWYFIQASPSDPRARKMEFDEKLMGELIRFVSSHEVGHTLGLRHNFGSSSTVPVEKLRDKKWLEKNGHTPSIMDYARFNYVAQPEDKIPDSGMMPRIGDYDHWAIEWGYRRFPQDSSPEAEKAHLNKWVINKLENPRLWFGTESNPFDPRSQSEQIGDDAMLAGNYGIKNLQRIVDHLDKWTERPNENYDDYSTMYDQVTTQFARYLGHVSKYIGGEMETPKTTDQSGVVYEVVSKTEQKRALDFLNRNIFETPTWLLKKDVFDKTTKSPVQVVENLQNGVLSRILSPMVLQKMYVSQSVEPNAYQLFEYMDDLKNVIFVGSNPDIYRRNLQRNYINDMVALLAPKPTAPAVTGRGMSLSVSENSDVQAVVRGTLRDLQAELQQKAASSDQMNRYHYDDLSYRIQKALDPKI from the coding sequence ATGAAGAAACTTAATACTCTGATGGCGGTACTGGTGCTTGCTGTAGCTTCGCCGAGCGCTTTTGCGCAGACTGAAAAATCAAAAACAGATACTGTAAAAGCGAAAACTCCAGACGCTGCTGCAAAAGACAAAAAGCCTGAAAAGATTAAGCCTTATAAAGAAATCATCACCGCAAAAACGGTGAGCGACCAGGGCGTAATTACCGTTCATAAGGTTGAGGATAAATACTATTTTGAAATTCCGGACAGCGTTCTGAAAAAAGATTTTCTGGTTGTGAGCAGGCTTACGAAAGCGGCCGCAGGGATGCGCTCGGGATTCATCGGTTATGCAGGAGACCAGATTTCTCAAAGTGTAGTGGTTTTCGAGAAAGGCCCTCAGGACAAGATTTTCATACGGTCTATTTCCTACGACGATTATGCTGCTGATTCGAAATCGGAAATGTACAATTCTGTGATGCGGAACAATACGCAGGCAATTGTGCAGGTTTTTGACATCAAAGCGTACAACGATGACAAAAAATCTTCGGTCATAGAGGTTTCAGATTTTGTAAATGCTGATAATGAACTGGTTTCCTTTGAAGCCGGTTACAAGAAAAGTTTCAAAGTCGGCGCATTTCAGAAAGATAAATCCTTTGTAAATTTCATTAAATCCTTTCCGAATAACCTTGAAATCAATACCACAAAAACATTTGCCAAAACGCTTGGTAATGTGACGTTTCCGCCGGGCGTAGAAAAACCGGAAGTCAGCGGAAATTATACTGTGGAAATCAACTCGTCCCTGGTTCTTCTTCCTGAAAATAAAATGCAGGCGCGGTATTATGATCCTCGCGTGGGATATTTTACTGTAGGTTATACCGATTTCGACCTTGATCCTCAAGGCGTAAAAAAAGTATCAGTGATCAAAAGATGGAGGCTGGAGCCAAAGCCACAGGATTTAGAAAAATATAAGCGCGGCGAACTGGTAGAACCTGCAAAACCGATTGTTTTTTATATAGATCCGGCAACACCAAAAAAATGGGTTCCGTACCTGATGCAGGGCGTGGATGACTGGAAGTCCGCTTTTGAAAAAGCAGGTTTCAAAAATGCAATTTATGCTAAAATCCCAAACGCCAAAGACGATCCTGAATGGAGCCTTGAAGACGCCAGATTCTCAGCAATCGTTTACAAACCGTCCGATGTGCCTAATGCGTCCGGACCGTCAATCGCAGATCCACGAACTGGTGAAATTCTTGAAAGCCATATCAACTGGTACCATAATGTGATGAATCTTTTGAGAAACTGGTATTTCATCCAGGCTTCGCCAAGCGATCCCAGAGCAAGAAAAATGGAATTTGATGAAAAGCTGATGGGCGAACTTATCCGGTTTGTTTCCTCACACGAAGTGGGGCATACGCTTGGTTTAAGGCATAATTTCGGCTCCAGCTCAACAGTTCCTGTGGAAAAATTAAGAGATAAAAAATGGCTCGAGAAAAACGGGCATACGCCGTCAATAATGGATTATGCACGTTTCAATTACGTTGCGCAACCGGAAGATAAGATCCCTGACAGTGGAATGATGCCCCGAATCGGCGATTACGACCACTGGGCGATTGAGTGGGGCTACAGAAGATTCCCGCAGGACAGTTCGCCGGAAGCTGAAAAGGCTCATCTCAATAAGTGGGTCATCAACAAACTTGAAAACCCACGCCTCTGGTTCGGTACGGAAAGCAATCCGTTCGATCCCCGTTCCCAAAGCGAGCAAATTGGTGACGATGCGATGCTTGCCGGAAATTACGGCATCAAAAACCTTCAGAGGATTGTAGATCACCTTGATAAATGGACAGAACGGCCAAATGAAAACTACGACGATTACTCCACAATGTATGATCAGGTTACCACGCAGTTTGCGAGATATTTAGGCCACGTTTCAAAATATATCGGCGGTGAGATGGAAACGCCGAAAACAACCGATCAGTCAGGTGTAGTTTATGAGGTGGTTTCAAAAACTGAGCAGAAAAGAGCGCTCGATTTCTTAAACAGAAATATTTTTGAAACACCGACCTGGTTGCTTAAAAAGGATGTTTTCGACAAAACAACAAAATCACCGGTTCAGGTGGTTGAAAATTTACAGAATGGTGTTCTCAGCAGGATTTTGAGCCCGATGGTTCTTCAGAAAATGTATGTTTCGCAGTCGGTTGAGCCCAATGCTTACCAGCTTTTCGAATATATGGACGATTTGAAAAACGTTATTTTCGTGGGCTCAAATCCTGATATTTACAGAAGGAATTTACAAAGGAATTACATTAACGATATGGTTGCCTTACTTGCCCCAAAACCGACTGCACCTGCGGTTACTGGCAGAGGAATGTCACTTTCAGTTTCTGAAAATTCTGATGTTCAGGCAGTTGTGCGCGGTACACTGAGAGATTTGCAGGCTGAACTGCAACAGAAAGCCGCTTCATCTGATCAGATGAACCGCTACCATTACGATGATCTGAGTTATAGAATTCAAAAAGCACTGGATCCTAAAATTTAA
- a CDS encoding DUF6452 family protein, giving the protein MKNFRLLLITLILAVSCNSDDDICVSGEATPRLKMKFKESQNNKLLKLNKLIVGVDYGEGEKTVLSTTAVDSVLIPLRVDNNLYTDIFIQTEEKGPKSKIRINYTSESQYVSPACGFKKLYKDVSATLVTPNPVTSSEQIKTEIINENPTHLYLIF; this is encoded by the coding sequence ATGAAAAATTTCCGGTTACTGTTAATCACTTTAATATTGGCTGTCAGCTGTAATTCTGATGATGACATCTGCGTAAGCGGCGAGGCGACACCAAGACTGAAAATGAAATTTAAAGAAAGCCAAAACAACAAACTTTTGAAGCTTAATAAACTGATTGTAGGCGTAGATTATGGTGAAGGCGAAAAAACGGTTCTGAGCACAACCGCAGTAGATTCGGTGCTGATTCCTTTGCGGGTTGACAATAATCTCTACACGGATATTTTCATTCAAACAGAAGAAAAAGGTCCGAAATCAAAAATCAGGATCAATTACACATCGGAGTCGCAATACGTATCGCCGGCCTGTGGTTTCAAAAAACTTTACAAAGACGTTTCTGCTACTTTGGTTACGCCAAATCCAGTGACATCGAGCGAACAAATTAAAACCGAAATCATCAATGAAAACCCTACGCATTTATACCTTATTTTTTAG